The genomic window GGTCGAGCAGTTCTGCTCGTGGTCCGCGTGCAGGATGAACAGCTTGTCGAGGGCGGCGACCACGACCGGGTCGAGCTCGTACTCCTGCGCCGGGACCGAGAAGGTCATCCGAAGGAAGTTCTCCACGTACCCGAGGTCGTTACGCGGGTAGACGAAGGGGTGGCCGATCGACTTCTTGTACGCGTACGCCGCGATCGTCGGCAGCTTGGCGAGCAGCCGGATCGTGGAGAGATGGCGCTGCTTCTCGTCGAACGGATTGTGGCTGTCCTGGTAGAACGTCGACAGGGCGCTGACCACGGACGACAGCATCGCCATCGGGTGCGCGTCGCGCGGGAAGCCGTCGAAGAACCGCTTGACGTCCTCGTGCAGCAGGGTGTGCTGGGTGATCTCACCGCGGAAGGCGGCCAGCTCGTCGACCGTCGGGAGCTCACCGTTGATCAGCAGGTACGCCACCTCGAGGAAGGAGGAGCGCTCGGCCAGCTGCTCGATCGGGTAGCCGCGGTAACGCAGGATGCCCTGCTCGCCGTCGAGGTAGGTGATCGCGGATTTATAGGCGGCCGTGTTGCCGTAACCGCTGTCCAGGGTCACCAGACCGGTCTGCGCCCGGAGCTTCCCGATGTCGAAGCCCTTGTCACCGACGGTGCTCTCGACCACCGGGTAGGTGTATTCACCGTCCGCGTACCGCAGTACTACAGAGTTGTCGCTCACGTCATCCCTCACCGACGTAGTGCCTCTTCTTCGAGGTGCCCTGACTGTCTCTACCATCCCCCATTTGGCTGAGGAGAGTGCACTCGGGGTCGACCATTGGGTCATTTGGCGGCACTCAGTGCCGCCAACCTGCTCATCGTGCCCCCTTCGCCCCGGTTCCGGAAGCCTTAGGTGATCCTTCCCACGATCCCTTCACCTGCCAGCCGGTGGTCAAGTGCGGTAAAGCGCCTGCCTGCGGAAACGGTGCGGACTGCCTGTCCTATGGCCTTGCGGGAACCGACGAGGACGACGAGCTTCTTGGCGCGGGTCACGGCCGTGTAGAGGAGGTTCCGCTGGAGCATCATCCAGGCGCCTGTGGTGACCGGGATCACGACCGCCGGATACTCGCTGCCCTGGGAACGGTGGATCGTCACGGCGTACGCGTGCGCGAGCTCGTCCAGCTCGTCGAAGTCGTACGGCACCTCCTCGTCCTCGTCCGTCAGCACCGTCAGCCGCTGATCGACCGGGTTGAGTGAGGTCACCACGCCGACCGTGCCGTTGAAGACTCCGTTCTTCCCCTTCTCGTAATTGTTGCGAACCTGAGTGACCTTGTCGCCGACGCGGAACACCCTTCCGCCGAGGCGCTTCTCCGGCAGATCGGGGCGGGCGGGCGTGATCGCCTGCTGCAGCAGCCCGTTGAGGGTGCCCGCACCGGCCGGGCCCCGGTGCATGGGGGCGAGCACCTGGACGTCCCGCCGCGGGTCCAGGCCGAAGCGG from Streptomyces formicae includes these protein-coding regions:
- a CDS encoding citrate synthase, whose product is MSDNSVVLRYADGEYTYPVVESTVGDKGFDIGKLRAQTGLVTLDSGYGNTAAYKSAITYLDGEQGILRYRGYPIEQLAERSSFLEVAYLLINGELPTVDELAAFRGEITQHTLLHEDVKRFFDGFPRDAHPMAMLSSVVSALSTFYQDSHNPFDEKQRHLSTIRLLAKLPTIAAYAYKKSIGHPFVYPRNDLGYVENFLRMTFSVPAQEYELDPVVVAALDKLFILHADHEQNCSTSTVRLVGSSQANMFASISAGISALWGPLHGGANQSVLEMLEGIAATGGDVDTFIRKVKNKEDGVRLMGFGHRVYKNFDPRAKIIKAAAHDVLSALGKSDELLDIALKLEEHALSDDYFVERKLYPNVDFYTGLIYRAMGFPTEMFTVLFALGRLPGWIAQWHEMIKEPGSRIGRPRQIYTGEVLRDFVPVEAR